A window from Gossypium raimondii isolate GPD5lz chromosome 7, ASM2569854v1, whole genome shotgun sequence encodes these proteins:
- the LOC105785986 gene encoding 11-beta-hydroxysteroid dehydrogenase-like 3, whose protein sequence is MANQIDVITNIMNVIVPPFMLIVLLLVYPLYLIYKFINFITRLLTSENVAGKVVLVTGAAAGIGEQISYEYARRRARLVLVDVRGDLLGRVVENVRSFGSSDVIAITADVSKEEDCKRFVDEAIKHFHRLDHLVNNAGLARVKLFEEIQNFSDFSYLLDVNLWGVAFGTYYAIPHLRKTKGKIIVMASSVGWYPFPRFSFYNASKAALITFYETLRTEIGNSNIGITIVTPGLVKSALSQNEPAKAALGWIPMESAEKCGKAIVRSACRGDKYVVEPSWVNSLYALKVMCPDLVEFCNRFLFITAEKTAPPTTDAPHKSFIPTELKSD, encoded by the exons ATGGCTAATCAAATAGATGTGATTACAAATATCATGAATGTGATAGTGCCTCCGTTTATGCTCATTGTTCTCCTTCTTGTTTATCCACTTTATCTTATTTACAAGTTCATCAACTTCATAACAAGGCTCCTAACCAGTGAAAATGTTGCTGGAAAAGTAGTGCTCGTCACTGGTGCAGCTGCGGGGATCGGAGAG cAAATCTCTTATGAATATGCAAGAAGAAGAGCTCGGTTGGTGTTGGTGGACGTAAGAGGGGATCTTCTAGGAAGGGttgtggaaaatgttagaaGCTTTGGATCTTCGGATGTTATTGCCATTACAGCTGATGTTTCCAAGGAAGAAGATTGCAAGAGATTTGTTGATGAAGCAATCAAGCATTTTCATCGAT TGGATCACTTGGTTAATAATGCTGGCCTTGCAAGAGTAAAATTGTTTGAGGAGATCCAAAACTTTTCTGATTTCTCTTATCTTCTG GACGTGAACTTGTGGGGAGTGGCATTTGGCACATATTACGCCATTCCACACCTAAGAAAAACTAAAGGGAAGATCATTGTCATGGCTTCCTCCGTTGGATGGTATCCTTTCCCACGCTTCAGTTTTTACAAT GCAAGCAAGGCAGCATTGATCACCTTCTACGAGACGTTGAGAACCGAGATTGGCAATTCCAACATTGGCATAACAATTGTGACCCCGGGATTGGTCAAGTCGGCTTTGTCACAAAACGAACCTGCAAAG GCAGCACTTGGATGGATCCCAATGGAATCAGCAGAGAAATGTGGGAAAGCAATAGTGAGGAGTGCATGTCGAGGAGATAAGTACGTGGTGGAGCCATCATGGGTTAACTCACTTTATGCATTGAAAGTGATGTGCCCTGACCTGGTTGAATTTTGCAATCGCTTCTTATTTATTACTGCAGAGAAAACTGCACCACCCACCACTGATGCACCCCATAAAAGCTTCATACCAACTGAATTAAAATCTGATTGA
- the LOC105785993 gene encoding HVA22-like protein e isoform X1, whose amino-acid sequence MSRFWTLLSNLHALAGPVVMLLYPLYASVIAIETPGKEDDEQWLAYWILYSLLTLTEMVLQSVLEWIPIWYTVKLVFMAWMVLPQFRGAAFIYERFVRDQIKKQGFLRENNNHKSHHHRSGNANSPNGKGKKKFVHFIVPKKGEQEAY is encoded by the exons ATGAGTCGTTTCTGGACTTTGCTCTCCAATCTTCATGCTTTAGCTGG GCCTGTGGTGATGTTGCTGTATCCCCT aTATGCCTCAGTGATAGCTATAGAAACACCAGGGAAAGAAGATGATGAACAGTGGCTTGCTTATTGGATCCTATATTCTTTGCTAACTTTAACAGAGATGGTGCTTCAATCAGTCTTAGAGTG GATACCAATTTGGTACACAGTGAAGCTAGTGTTTATGGCATGGATGGTATTACCACAGTTTAGGGGGGCAGCTTTCATATATGAAAGGTTTGTGAGGGACCAAATCAAGAAACAAGGGTTTTTGAGAGAGAATAATAATCATAAGAGCCATCATCATCGTAGTGGGAATGCTAATTCTCCAAATgggaaaggaaagaagaaatttGTGCACTTCATCGTCCCCAAGAAA GGGGAGCAAGAGGCTTACTGA
- the LOC105785993 gene encoding HVA22-like protein e isoform X2, producing the protein MLLYPLYASVIAIETPGKEDDEQWLAYWILYSLLTLTEMVLQSVLEWIPIWYTVKLVFMAWMVLPQFRGAAFIYERFVRDQIKKQGFLRENNNHKSHHHRSGNANSPNGKGKKKFVHFIVPKKGEQEAY; encoded by the exons ATGTTGCTGTATCCCCT aTATGCCTCAGTGATAGCTATAGAAACACCAGGGAAAGAAGATGATGAACAGTGGCTTGCTTATTGGATCCTATATTCTTTGCTAACTTTAACAGAGATGGTGCTTCAATCAGTCTTAGAGTG GATACCAATTTGGTACACAGTGAAGCTAGTGTTTATGGCATGGATGGTATTACCACAGTTTAGGGGGGCAGCTTTCATATATGAAAGGTTTGTGAGGGACCAAATCAAGAAACAAGGGTTTTTGAGAGAGAATAATAATCATAAGAGCCATCATCATCGTAGTGGGAATGCTAATTCTCCAAATgggaaaggaaagaagaaatttGTGCACTTCATCGTCCCCAAGAAA GGGGAGCAAGAGGCTTACTGA